Genomic window (Rosa chinensis cultivar Old Blush chromosome 6, RchiOBHm-V2, whole genome shotgun sequence):
ttttttttttcttttcttttcttttacttattttttgtttgtttttcttgtagGTTTGAATTTTGTTTATGCAAGGTCGTCGATCCCAGAATTTAGATATCATTGTATACGATCCAGAGATTGAACGAACTCGTAGAAGGCTTTTGAGGCAAGCAAGAACTCAAGCACAAGCTGCGGTTCCAATGgcagaagatgaaacaaaagcATTGAAGGAGTTCACGGCTCCTACTGCACTCACAACATCATCTTGTATTGTTGTAGCTCCTATTCCTGTAGGAGTGCGTTTTGAGATTAGACCAGCAACAATCCAAAGCTTGCCTAATTTTTATGGGAAGACAAATGAAGACCCTTATCTCCATGTGGAGGAATTCAAAGACATATGTGGGACTTTTCGGTATGAGATATCAGATGAGCAGATCCGTTTaaggctttttcctttttcattgaaAGACAAGGCAAGAAAGTGGCTAAGCTCTCTTCCCCCTGGGTCCATCAATACTTGGGATGATTTGGTTAAAAAGTTCTTGTTGAAATTCTTCCCAGCTAAGAAAACTAATGCTCTCCAAGCAGAAATTTTTGGTTTCTCTCAACCCGAAGGAGAACCTTTTTATGAGAGTTGGGAGCGTTATAAGGATTTGTTCTTGAAGTGTCCTCATCATGGATTTTCTAAACCCCAAAAGGCTCAATTTTTCTATAGAGGTTTGAACTCCCAAAGTAGAAGTATGGTGGATGCTACAGTTGGTGGAAGCTTGATGGGAAAGACGGCAGATGAGGCAATTCAAGCTTTTGAGACTATATGTGAAAATTCACAGCAATATGATCCTTATACATCAGTGCCCAAAAGAGGAGGACTATATGAGGTTAGTGCAAGTACTAAGTTGGAAGAGCAAGTGGCAACCTTGGCGAGACAAATGAAGAGCCTTACTCCTCTGTTAAATAAGGCTGCAAGGGAGACATGTGCTTCGTGTTCAAGTATTGCACATACCACCGAGGCGTGTTCTGAAAATTTCTTCCAAGATGAGCAAGTCAACATGGTGAATAATTATAGAAGGCCTGTGAATGATCCTTTTTCAAATACCTATAATCCAGGTTGGAGACAACATCCAAATTTCTCTTATAGCAATAATAATCAAGTGCAGATGCCAAGGAATCCTCCCATGCAAAATTATCAAGGGCCGGTTGAACAAAAGAAACCATCTCTTGAAGAAACCATGCAGCAACTTGCACAAAATCAGATGGAATTTCAAAAGGCTAATGCTCAGATGCTTCAAGCTATTCAAGAGACTAAGAAAGAGCAGCAAGTTCAATCTCAAGCTATTTCTAAGCTAGAAGTTCAAGTTGGTCAGATTGCCACTGCTTTGAATGAGAGAGAACAAGGGCGTTTACCTAGCCAAacttgacaagacccgccccggatttcaccctgaaatccgaaaaggccctgcggggcccaccttagaagaaattctaccaaaaaatttgacagaacttcccctaaaaatggacaacccaaaacctgtaaacaaacaattacacttctaaatcatccatccttattctcctggagccaccctgctccctatatcacaacatctctcatatcacaaaacaattctgaaacttaagaatattaatctcaagagatatcagagcaatctatttctcaggcgtacaagaaggtagaatacaagataaacgaccaatacttttataatgcggaagctatgacagctatgcctcaaccccaagtacgctcgacctcaagctaaactggcctgcaaactgggcatttaaaaccgaagggcccaggggaaaacatttaaaatccgttagagtgagtggacgaaaaataagtaatttcaaatgaataagtaaaacttaatgctttcccaagttattctctaaaacctcgcatgcagtaacaatcttgaacacactcttaatcatcctctttactgaaatctcaatcacgtaacaagaacatcttgaagtctcttaaaatctcatcctcaatccttataaaaacatgattttcatgaggctcgtttgatgactagaaaggactgctgtctagtcatctcatgccatctaggagggactgccacccagatgacgcatcggaagggactgccaaccggaataggaggcggtggatagatgggactgccaactagccacatgtagtagacgggactgccgactaaccacaggtagtagacgggactgccgaccaactacctcatgtcatctggaaggaactgccaaccaggtgacgcatcggatgggactgccaaccgagctgtagtctggaaaggactgccaaccagaccattaattacctagaagggactgccaactaggtaagatacgcatgcgccaaaactggcctccttaataaactgaatagcctcctcaagaaactgaaaataacctctttcaattacttgctttcggaaagaaactcggtattacttcaataaatcaataataattcaccgaaagcataactcaggattaactcactaaatcaaacctcaatatctcaataaatcctcgaaagcataaaatcaaatactctgtaaatcaataaatgctttcggaagaaaactcaatctaacttcaaagctgataagtacggagctcaaagctcaataaatctcgataaactaaatctcaaatattcaaaacataattaattccaagcttctccaaaattcaccaaatttcatatataagctctacaatatttataggatttaatgggctaaaaactggaattaaaacacagcccaacacgcctccacgcgccacccacagtggcggcgcgtgggacccacgcgcaggcggcaaccacctccgatggccaccatattttgacagcagcacctacacaacacactgatcaattttctcaactacaacacatcccaatttttcctttaaacagtcgaattcaaccggtgaagaaaacccagaaaatcaagaaccctagattttcaattctgcctctacacttcaaatcttgattcgaggctaggggcgaaatgatctccgtggaaaaccaaaccttcgacggcaaaatggtgaccagaggtggccggaatcgccggaaatcggcaaaaatggccaactgccaccgtagcttcctccgctccaaatcgagcttctcctgccaaatcaccgtaatatacctccacagacgtgataaggggaagaaaccgagcttgggggtggccggattactttctgggtcggccggaggaggaagaaatcggagggggaagagatcgggccgaaagggaggaagagtcggggagagagaagagaaagttaccGGGGACTAGGTagattttccaaaaatggaaatctaccaacagtaatttccatatatatatacaacttaccatgaacagtaaattctacatttttggccataactctcacatactaagtccaatttttacgcaccacatatgcacgcgctcggtttaacgtcctctacaactttcatgaaggaaattttctcaaattttgacccgaacaaaaagtcaacttttagggccccctaaaagcattgaaacgacagtaaaagtgacagtaaaagttgtttaccgtccaaatgactagtaacccggtgaattcgggttcgggacgtcacaatctCCCGACctcaaaaaaaatttcgtcctcgaaattccatACTGTTGAAGTAGAGATGGGTGCACACGCCAATCCATAGTAAACAGTCACAAGATGAATAGCACATCAATCGTACGGCCGTGGCGATGATAAGGCACAGAAAAGatgtgcaagtctgctcaaatcatgtagaaattaccttcaaaactgatccaaaacttgaccaattagAACATGGAGATCAACCCTTATAAGAAACAATTCTCTAGCTGAAATCTAGCCAATTATTGCTATCTGAATAATTCCCACAGCATTCTTACTAAATTCAGTGTCTTAGTAGATAGATTTACTTCCACTCATTACTGACAGTCCTTAACAACTGAGGGAGAACATCGTCAAAgcattatgtttgaagcaatCTGTAAACCGTTCAACTATGTGAGCAGAAACACCTACTAAAATTCTCAGAATAAAGACTCAAGGCTAAATCAAGGTCGGTTACTTGAACGAACTACACCTTGAAACTGCATAacgaaaatcaaatcttctttggattaagttttccctttgcaattttaagtcaacgactggagtagctgataatctcgacaatctcgattacacaagcaaccaaaacatATACTTAGAATCCCAAATGTATCAATGTTCCAAGTTGGATACCCTTGTCTTACCTAACTATGTAATAGTACATACTCACAAGTACACAACTTCGACGTCAAGAAATTTAGGTCAAATAATAGTTCAGATGACTCATGGTATCAATATCACAAACTATGCAGTTTGAATAGTAGCATTCATACCTTTTCATATAACTCGTacagtgaagatccactttgttcaccaacaacatgataatacatttactcacacttaaaacaatttcaattcgTACACGGGTTATGGAAAGTCCAA
Coding sequences:
- the LOC112171151 gene encoding uncharacterized protein LOC112171151 — its product is MAEDETKALKEFTAPTALTTSSCIVVAPIPVGVRFEIRPATIQSLPNFYGKTNEDPYLHVEEFKDICGTFRYEISDEQIRLRLFPFSLKDKARKWLSSLPPGSINTWDDLVKKFLLKFFPAKKTNALQAEIFGFSQPEGEPFYESWERYKDLFLKCPHHGFSKPQKAQFFYRGLNSQSRSMVDATVGGSLMGKTADEAIQAFETICENSQQYDPYTSVPKRGGLYEVSASTKLEEQVATLARQMKSLTPLLNKAARETCASCSSIAHTTEACSENFFQDEQVNMVNNYRRPVNDPFSNTYNPGWRQHPNFSYSNNNQVQMPRNPPMQNYQGPVEQKKPSLEETMQQLAQNQMEFQKANAQMLQAIQETKKEQQVQSQAISKLEVQVGQIATALNEREQGRLPSQT